A single region of the Acidobacteriota bacterium genome encodes:
- a CDS encoding gluconolaconase translates to MRITSVFPGAALPAGIVRIELDSSDNVPARSVDVGGADASIMGASPRALTVRIPETAGHGIAVHNHAVARAELNVGRAIASDLQPVSNPVVDTFGNVYVTYSGTRGEKVPFSVFVVYTDGSKHPFLADIVNPTGLAIGPDDYLYISSRHTGSIYRSTFDRQVEKFAEGLGLASGLVFSPAGDLYVGDRSGFIYRISPNRETSVVCELEPSVSAYHLAWGPDDRLYVTGPTLATQDCVYRVSTEGEVEVFFKGVGRPQGLAFDAAGTLHIAASYRGRRGLFSVDREEARLVVSGPMLVGLAYSGDGRLLYLVDGSHLYQIELS, encoded by the coding sequence ATGAGAATCACTTCGGTCTTTCCGGGGGCGGCTCTTCCGGCGGGAATCGTCCGGATCGAGCTCGATTCTTCGGACAACGTTCCGGCCCGTTCCGTCGACGTGGGCGGAGCGGATGCCTCCATCATGGGCGCTTCGCCCCGGGCGCTGACCGTCCGCATCCCCGAAACCGCCGGGCATGGGATCGCGGTTCACAATCACGCCGTGGCCCGGGCGGAGCTGAACGTGGGCCGCGCCATCGCCTCGGATCTGCAGCCGGTTTCCAATCCGGTGGTGGACACTTTCGGGAACGTTTACGTGACCTACAGCGGGACTCGCGGGGAGAAGGTTCCATTCAGCGTTTTCGTCGTCTACACCGACGGCAGCAAGCACCCCTTTCTGGCGGACATCGTCAATCCGACCGGTCTGGCCATCGGTCCCGACGACTACCTCTACATCAGCAGCCGGCATACCGGGTCCATCTATCGATCGACGTTCGACCGCCAGGTGGAAAAATTTGCCGAGGGGTTGGGGTTGGCGTCCGGGCTGGTCTTTTCCCCCGCCGGCGACCTCTATGTGGGCGACCGGAGTGGATTCATCTACAGGATCTCGCCGAATCGGGAAACCTCGGTGGTGTGTGAGTTGGAGCCGAGCGTCTCCGCCTACCACCTGGCGTGGGGTCCCGACGACCGGCTCTACGTCACCGGTCCGACTCTGGCCACACAGGACTGTGTGTACCGGGTCTCGACCGAGGGAGAAGTGGAGGTCTTCTTCAAGGGCGTGGGGAGACCCCAGGGTCTGGCGTTCGACGCCGCCGGCACCCTTCATATCGCCGCTTCGTACCGGGGCAGAAGGGGCCTCTTCTCGGTGGACCGGGAGGAAGCCCGCCTGGTCGTTTCCGGTCCCATGCTGGTGGGTCTCGCATACAGTGGCGACGGACGACTGCTCTACCTGGTGGACGGATCGCACCTGTACCAGATCGAGCTGAGTTGA
- the tgt gene encoding tRNA guanosine(34) transglycosylase Tgt, with translation MSRSRPSLQNSFRVERKDPCSHARCGVLETAHGAVETPVFMPVGTAATVKAMSPDVLEELGAGIILANAYHLYLRPGEAVVGKMAGLHRYMSWNRGILTDSGGYQVFSHRRLRTIREDGVEFRSHLDGSPHFLSPEDVVRIQETLGSDIAMVLDECTPYPVDRERARSSMDRSMRWARRSKDRHRDRGQMLFGIVQGGMYPDLRRESLERLAEMDFQGLALGGFSVGEPKPLMYDLVQELGPRMPAILPRYLMGVGTPLDLLFCVRQGIDMFDCVLPTRNARNGTLFTSRGRLNIRNAAYRTQEEALDPDCACRVCRRFSRAYLRHLHVAGEILSLVLNTYHNLYFYLDLMRKIRQSIASGTLLELENHYRVQYRAAKRGDGPSEADKQS, from the coding sequence TTGAGCCGGTCCCGTCCCTCTCTACAGAACTCTTTCCGGGTCGAGCGGAAGGACCCCTGCAGCCACGCCCGGTGCGGTGTGTTGGAGACCGCTCACGGCGCGGTCGAGACCCCGGTGTTCATGCCGGTGGGAACCGCGGCCACGGTCAAGGCCATGTCCCCGGATGTCCTGGAGGAGCTTGGGGCCGGGATCATCCTCGCCAATGCGTATCATCTTTACCTGCGTCCCGGCGAGGCCGTGGTCGGGAAGATGGCGGGTTTGCACCGCTACATGTCGTGGAATCGCGGCATTCTGACCGACAGCGGCGGGTACCAGGTCTTCAGCCACCGGAGGCTCAGAACCATTCGGGAGGATGGCGTCGAGTTCCGCTCCCACCTGGACGGAAGCCCCCATTTTCTGAGTCCGGAGGATGTGGTCCGGATCCAGGAGACTCTGGGTTCCGACATCGCCATGGTCCTGGACGAGTGCACGCCCTATCCCGTGGACCGGGAGCGGGCGCGGAGTTCCATGGACCGTTCGATGCGCTGGGCGCGCCGTTCGAAAGACAGGCACCGGGACCGCGGGCAGATGCTCTTCGGCATCGTGCAGGGAGGCATGTATCCCGACCTTCGCCGGGAGAGTCTCGAGCGGCTCGCGGAGATGGACTTTCAGGGGCTGGCGCTGGGAGGGTTCAGCGTCGGCGAACCGAAACCGCTCATGTATGACCTGGTCCAGGAGCTGGGCCCGCGCATGCCGGCGATCCTGCCGCGCTACCTGATGGGCGTGGGAACCCCTCTGGATCTTCTTTTTTGCGTCCGGCAGGGAATCGACATGTTCGATTGCGTGCTGCCGACGCGGAACGCCCGCAACGGTACACTCTTCACCTCCCGGGGACGGCTCAACATCAGGAACGCGGCCTACCGGACCCAGGAGGAGGCGTTGGACCCCGATTGCGCGTGCCGGGTCTGCCGGCGTTTCAGCCGAGCCTACCTGAGGCATCTGCACGTCGCCGGAGAGATCCTTTCCCTGGTCTTGAACACCTACCACAACCTCTACTTTTACCTTGACTTGATGCGCAAAATCCGCCAGAGTATCGCGTCCGGAACGCTCCTGGAATTGGAGAATCACTACCGGGTTCAGTACCGTGCGGCAAAGCGCGGGGATGGACCCTCTGAGGCAGACAAACAATCATGA
- the yajC gene encoding preprotein translocase subunit YajC, which translates to MTESLFLAQQSGSSLTGFLPILLLVAIFYFMLYRPMRKRQKNHEEMISSLKTGSKVITSGGVHGTVVAVKDNTVMLKVADQVKIEVTKSAISSRQVTD; encoded by the coding sequence ATGACGGAGTCACTCTTCCTGGCCCAGCAATCCGGTTCGTCCTTGACCGGATTCCTCCCGATCCTGCTGCTGGTGGCGATCTTCTACTTCATGCTCTATCGGCCGATGCGAAAGCGGCAGAAGAATCATGAGGAGATGATCTCGTCGCTCAAGACCGGCAGTAAGGTGATCACGAGCGGCGGCGTTCATGGAACCGTCGTGGCCGTCAAGGACAATACGGTCATGTTGAAAGTGGCCGATCAGGTCAAGATCGAGGTGACCAAGAGCGCCATATCCTCGCGGCAGGTCACCGACTAG
- the secD gene encoding protein translocase subunit SecD: protein MKRKLQYRLLFALAVFAVSVYFFYPPSEKVKLGLDLKGGIHLVLQVIIDDALKAEAHLLRDRLARALEDEEAAFQEIRVNPELEIEILGVPEESADAVEDQLDGYSGGYSYRTRYDQGRQDFTLGISSAYRKELANLTVRQARETIQNRVDQYGVAEPTITVYGSGEVQDQIIVELPGVEDPDRVIKLIRSTARLELKLVHPARGGPYGTRQGAEDAFDGSVPDEYEILPYRNPSEIGSQTQYMVVRRAATISGQHMKNARRTQDSFTGRWNVTFFLNSEGRQLFAPATEQNVGNPLAIVLDGEIRTFPNISEKIDTESAQITGNYTPEEAEDLALVLRSGALPASIRIIENQIIGPSLGMDSIRSGLSASALGLLLVIVTVLFIYRFSGVNAVVCLVLNLVILVGVLAYFRATLTLPGIAGVILTIGMAIDANILIFERIKEELRLGKTVRSGVEAAFGRVFITILDTNITTLIGALFLFQFGTGPIRGFAVTLSVGLVANIFTATFVSRTLFGLILQGKPRESLSI from the coding sequence ATGAAGAGGAAACTTCAGTACAGATTGCTCTTCGCCCTGGCCGTCTTCGCGGTCAGCGTCTATTTCTTCTACCCCCCCTCCGAGAAGGTCAAGCTGGGCCTGGACCTCAAGGGCGGAATACACCTCGTGCTTCAGGTCATCATCGACGACGCTCTCAAGGCGGAGGCGCATCTCCTGAGAGATCGCCTGGCGCGGGCGCTCGAGGATGAGGAAGCCGCGTTCCAGGAAATCCGGGTCAATCCGGAACTGGAGATCGAGATCCTCGGTGTGCCCGAGGAATCGGCCGATGCCGTCGAGGATCAACTGGACGGGTATTCGGGGGGCTACAGCTACCGGACCCGGTACGATCAGGGCCGGCAGGACTTCACCCTCGGGATCAGTTCGGCATATCGCAAGGAGTTGGCGAACCTGACGGTCCGTCAGGCCCGGGAGACGATCCAAAACCGGGTGGACCAGTACGGCGTCGCCGAGCCCACCATCACCGTTTACGGAAGCGGCGAGGTCCAGGATCAGATCATCGTCGAATTGCCCGGAGTCGAAGATCCCGACCGGGTGATCAAACTCATCCGGAGCACGGCGAGGCTGGAACTGAAGCTGGTGCATCCGGCCCGGGGCGGCCCCTACGGGACTCGACAGGGGGCGGAAGACGCTTTCGACGGCTCGGTCCCGGACGAGTACGAGATTCTGCCCTATCGGAACCCCTCCGAAATCGGGAGCCAGACGCAGTACATGGTGGTCCGCAGGGCCGCGACCATCAGCGGCCAGCACATGAAGAACGCCCGGCGAACCCAGGACAGCTTCACGGGGCGCTGGAACGTCACCTTTTTTCTGAACTCGGAGGGGCGACAGTTGTTTGCGCCCGCCACCGAGCAGAACGTGGGCAATCCGCTGGCCATCGTTCTGGACGGCGAGATCCGGACCTTTCCCAATATCAGTGAGAAGATCGACACGGAATCGGCCCAGATCACCGGGAACTATACGCCCGAAGAGGCGGAGGATCTGGCGTTGGTGCTTCGGTCGGGAGCTCTCCCTGCCTCCATCCGGATCATCGAGAACCAGATCATCGGGCCCTCTCTGGGGATGGACTCGATTCGGAGCGGCCTGTCGGCGTCCGCACTGGGACTGCTCCTGGTGATCGTCACGGTCCTGTTCATCTATCGCTTTTCCGGCGTCAACGCCGTGGTCTGCCTGGTATTGAACCTGGTGATCCTGGTGGGGGTCCTGGCCTACTTCAGGGCGACGCTGACTCTGCCGGGAATTGCCGGGGTCATCCTCACCATCGGCATGGCCATCGACGCCAACATTCTCATTTTCGAGCGGATCAAGGAGGAGCTGCGCCTGGGGAAGACGGTCCGGTCGGGGGTCGAAGCGGCGTTCGGACGCGTCTTCATCACCATTTTGGACACCAATATCACGACCTTGATCGGAGCCCTCTTCCTGTTCCAGTTCGGTACCGGACCCATCCGTGGATTCGCGGTGACCCTTTCGGTGGGACTGGTGGCAAACATCTTCACCGCGACCTTCGTCTCCCGCACCCTGTTCGGGCTGATTCTCCAGGGTAAACCGCGAGAGTCGCTGTCGATCTGA
- the secF gene encoding protein translocase subunit SecF yields the protein MDIVKEPKIDWLRKRWLFLGMSLLLILAGLASIVTKGGLKMGVDFVGGTLVYARFKEEPSLDRIRGALAEGGLRAEGVTRFDDLSKNEVQIRLARIESEETADLILESDNIAQALRQEYDSDSQGKGRVDLNNVPRSELSTRLQEWNPEGLQEDSSATGLSAHYQDVASRIVDLRTSVGLFGDYSELSEAGLGPDTIKAIEENSYLGNFVVLSVESVGPKVGQEMQERAWNAVFFSLLGILAYITIRFKFVHGLAAIAALFHDVLITVGALSLTDRELTLTVVAALLTLVGYSINDTIVVFDRLRENEVRMRRSSFYDRINASINQILNRTIMTSGSTFVALLALFLLGGPVLNSFSFALVIGIIVGTYSSIGVASPIVSGWHKFRESRRN from the coding sequence ATGGACATCGTCAAAGAGCCCAAGATCGACTGGCTGCGCAAGAGGTGGCTCTTTCTGGGCATGTCGCTGCTTCTGATCCTGGCCGGATTGGCTTCCATCGTCACGAAGGGCGGGCTCAAGATGGGCGTCGATTTCGTCGGCGGCACGCTGGTCTACGCCCGCTTCAAGGAGGAGCCTTCACTGGATCGGATCCGGGGAGCTCTGGCGGAGGGCGGGCTCCGGGCCGAGGGAGTGACCCGGTTCGACGATCTTTCCAAGAACGAAGTCCAGATCCGCCTCGCCCGCATCGAAAGTGAAGAGACCGCCGACCTGATCCTGGAAAGCGACAACATCGCTCAAGCCCTGCGCCAGGAATACGACTCGGATTCGCAAGGGAAGGGCCGGGTGGACCTCAACAACGTCCCCCGGTCGGAACTCTCCACGCGGCTCCAGGAATGGAACCCCGAAGGGTTGCAGGAGGATTCTTCGGCAACGGGCCTTTCCGCCCACTACCAGGACGTGGCTTCCAGGATCGTCGACCTCAGGACCAGCGTCGGACTGTTCGGAGACTACTCGGAATTGTCCGAGGCGGGTCTGGGACCGGATACGATCAAGGCGATCGAGGAGAATTCCTATCTCGGCAACTTCGTGGTGCTGAGCGTGGAAAGCGTGGGTCCCAAGGTCGGGCAGGAGATGCAGGAGAGGGCCTGGAACGCCGTCTTCTTCTCGCTGCTGGGCATTCTGGCCTACATCACGATCCGGTTCAAATTCGTGCATGGCCTCGCGGCCATCGCGGCGTTGTTTCACGACGTGCTGATTACCGTGGGCGCCCTGTCGCTGACGGATCGGGAATTGACATTGACGGTCGTGGCGGCGTTGCTGACCCTGGTCGGCTATTCCATCAACGACACCATCGTCGTATTCGACCGGCTGCGGGAGAACGAGGTTCGAATGAGGCGGTCGAGTTTCTACGATCGCATCAATGCCAGCATCAATCAGATCCTGAACCGTACCATCATGACCTCCGGATCGACGTTCGTGGCGCTGCTGGCCCTCTTCCTTTTGGGAGGACCGGTGCTCAACAGCTTCTCCTTCGCCCTGGTCATAGGTATAATCGTCGGGACATACTCGTCCATCGGCGTCGCCAGCCCCATCGTTTCGGGCTGGCACAAGTTCCGGGAGTCCCGGCGCAATTGA
- a CDS encoding TonB family protein, with protein MFDQLIESSTTRESRGKSLVFMSLMIHLVIVAILIVIPLIYYQGLPEQELLTMLAPPPPPPPPPPPPPPPPAPIKRQRVQVVKLDPSQFVAPTEVPKEIPVPMDDIPEVSSLSGITGGIPGGVPGGIPGGIPGGMIGGVIGALPSEAPPPPPPPKKKKDPIRVGGNVQASRLVHRVEPEYPELAKRARVSGMVILQVIVSEGGSVQEVKIVRGHPLLNDAATRAVRQWRYSPYLLNGEPIPVIATVTVNFVLR; from the coding sequence ATGTTTGATCAACTCATTGAATCTTCGACGACACGGGAGAGCCGAGGCAAGAGCCTCGTGTTCATGTCCCTGATGATCCATCTGGTCATCGTGGCAATCCTGATCGTGATTCCTCTGATCTACTACCAGGGGCTCCCGGAGCAGGAACTCCTGACCATGTTGGCCCCTCCGCCGCCGCCACCGCCGCCGCCGCCGCCACCGCCGCCGCCACCGGCGCCCATCAAGAGACAGCGAGTCCAGGTGGTCAAGTTGGATCCATCCCAGTTCGTAGCTCCGACCGAGGTTCCCAAGGAGATTCCCGTACCCATGGATGACATCCCCGAGGTGTCCTCTCTGAGCGGTATCACCGGAGGGATCCCGGGCGGTGTTCCGGGAGGCATCCCGGGTGGGATTCCGGGCGGCATGATCGGCGGAGTGATCGGTGCGCTTCCTTCAGAGGCGCCGCCACCGCCGCCACCGCCCAAGAAGAAGAAGGATCCGATCCGCGTGGGCGGCAACGTCCAGGCTTCAAGGCTGGTCCATCGGGTGGAGCCGGAGTATCCCGAGCTGGCCAAGCGGGCGCGGGTTTCCGGCATGGTCATTCTGCAGGTCATCGTCAGCGAGGGTGGCTCGGTCCAGGAAGTCAAGATCGTCCGGGGACATCCCTTGTTGAACGATGCCGCCACTCGTGCAGTGAGACAGTGGCGTTATTCGCCGTACCTGCTCAATGGCGAGCCAATTCCGGTCATCGCCACCGTCACGGTGAACTTCGTCCTCAGGTGA
- a CDS encoding MotA/TolQ/ExbB proton channel family protein — protein sequence MEVGFVELWGHMGFLAKAVVVVLGIQSVWSIAVMAERYLLYRAARKQSQEFAPAVAESLANGNIQEAIELSEEKKKSHLAKVVAAGLNEFQAHQGSTATISGQTIDASRRALQRATAVGVEEFKRGLGGLATIGATAPFVGLFGTTVGIINAFAGMSQAEDTGLAAVAGGISEALVATAIGLFVAVPAVWMYNYFTGKVESFVVEMDNSSSELIDYFLKRSSDGS from the coding sequence ATGGAAGTAGGATTTGTCGAGCTTTGGGGCCATATGGGATTCCTGGCCAAGGCGGTCGTTGTCGTTCTGGGGATACAGTCCGTGTGGTCCATCGCCGTTATGGCCGAACGGTATCTCCTGTATCGGGCGGCCCGGAAACAGTCGCAGGAGTTTGCTCCGGCAGTCGCCGAGAGTCTTGCGAACGGAAATATCCAGGAAGCCATCGAACTGTCCGAGGAAAAGAAGAAGAGCCATCTGGCCAAGGTGGTCGCTGCCGGCTTGAACGAGTTCCAGGCGCATCAGGGCTCCACGGCTACTATTTCAGGTCAGACCATCGACGCGTCTCGCCGGGCGCTGCAGCGCGCGACGGCGGTCGGAGTCGAAGAGTTCAAGCGCGGCCTGGGCGGTCTCGCCACCATCGGCGCCACCGCGCCGTTCGTCGGACTGTTCGGAACGACGGTCGGCATCATCAATGCCTTCGCCGGCATGAGCCAAGCCGAAGACACGGGTCTGGCCGCGGTGGCCGGCGGCATCTCCGAAGCCTTGGTGGCGACGGCCATCGGTCTCTTCGTGGCGGTGCCCGCAGTCTGGATGTACAACTACTTCACGGGAAAGGTCGAATCGTTCGTGGTGGAGATGGACAACTCCTCCTCCGAGCTCATCGACTACTTCCTGAAGAGGAGTTCCGATGGCAGTTAG
- a CDS encoding biopolymer transporter ExbD yields MAVSGMGQSGVSADINVTPMADIMLVLLIIFMITTPLLQEGVFVNKAKAKNAQEAEGVEAEEATTVTVTRDELIYMNKRPVPDENLIEQLTERAELAGDRPLFIKSDVGTSYGRIVQVINSARDSGFQKIGLLVDREKQQERIF; encoded by the coding sequence ATGGCAGTTAGCGGAATGGGGCAGAGCGGCGTCAGCGCCGACATCAACGTGACTCCCATGGCCGACATCATGTTGGTCCTCCTGATCATCTTCATGATCACGACCCCGCTGCTGCAGGAGGGCGTCTTCGTCAACAAGGCGAAGGCCAAGAATGCGCAGGAAGCGGAAGGCGTGGAAGCGGAAGAGGCCACCACGGTGACGGTCACTCGTGATGAACTCATCTATATGAACAAGAGGCCGGTTCCGGATGAGAATCTGATCGAACAGTTGACGGAGCGGGCCGAGCTGGCCGGCGACAGGCCGCTGTTCATCAAGAGCGACGTGGGCACCTCCTATGGGCGGATTGTGCAAGTGATCAACAGCGCCCGCGATTCCGGTTTCCAGAAGATCGGCCTGTTGGTGGACCGGGAAAAGCAGCAGGAAAGGATATTCTGA
- a CDS encoding biopolymer transporter ExbD → MAMQSSGKGAMGDINVTPYIDILLVLLIIFMVIQPTTQYDLEARVPEKAPEDIPEDVIVKSDAIVVSIDSQGLLRINQDPVTLDQLPNRLFDIYSARANKNMFIQGDPDLSFGDVVRIIDIAKGSGVGDIGLMTPE, encoded by the coding sequence ATGGCGATGCAATCCAGCGGCAAGGGCGCGATGGGCGACATCAACGTCACGCCGTATATTGACATCCTCCTGGTGCTCCTCATCATCTTCATGGTGATTCAGCCCACCACCCAGTACGATCTGGAGGCCAGGGTTCCTGAGAAGGCGCCCGAAGACATCCCGGAAGACGTCATCGTCAAATCGGACGCCATTGTCGTCTCAATCGATTCCCAGGGACTGTTGCGCATCAACCAGGATCCGGTGACTCTGGACCAGTTGCCCAATCGATTGTTCGACATCTACAGCGCGCGGGCCAACAAGAACATGTTCATCCAGGGGGACCCGGATCTTTCCTTCGGAGATGTGGTTCGCATCATCGACATTGCAAAAGGGTCTGGAGTCGGAGATATCGGCCTGATGACGCCGGAGTGA
- a CDS encoding bifunctional (p)ppGpp synthetase/guanosine-3',5'-bis(diphosphate) 3'-pyrophosphohydrolase: MIRYEDLEEKVLNHYPSADLESLRKAYVFSAREHKDQVRQSGEPYLSHPLEVANILAEMRLDEACVSVGLLHDVVEDTLTPIEMIHDYFGEEISHLVDGVTKISRIQFSSREQRQAENFRKLLLAMVDDVRVILVKLADRLHNMRTLQYLAPNKRRDIAQETLDIYAPIAHRLGMAKIREELEDLAFANLDQSAYQDLTAQIEQKKIDSREFIRDLSARLVKQLAEQGIKARIESRTKRIYSTYQKMMRQKIPLDQVYDFIAIRVLVDTVRDCYSVLGLVNNLWRPVPNRIKDFIAMPRGNMYQSLHTSVVGSNGQPFEVQIRTYEMHHIAEEGIAAHWKYKEGRLNNDDEDKRFTWLRQLLETYREGDDPNQFLSNLKIDLYPEEVYIFTPKGEVVTLPRRATPVDFAYYIHTEVGNRCVGAKVSGRIVPLKYELRNGEMVEISTSGEGRPSRDWLTFVRTSRARNAIRRWLNQRQKEEALELGRKLLEKESRRLGLSLKNLTSRLERVFEEFKAPDVENLLISVGYGKIRARQVVRRLEPEKVPRQKPADGIPFGGITQRSPSSDSDSTIRVKGHDDLLVFRARCCNPIQGEPIVGYITLGRGISVHSRNCPNVENLLLNPERTLDVQWSDGAGETRYPVRISISTEDRPGVLADITSAVSELKTNIVDAQARTVESQFGEIEITVEVRDMGHLNKILHFLKGISGVHAVDRTRSGSGS, translated from the coding sequence ATGATCCGTTACGAGGACTTGGAGGAGAAGGTCCTCAACCACTATCCCAGCGCAGACCTGGAGAGTCTTCGGAAGGCGTACGTCTTCTCTGCCCGGGAGCACAAAGACCAGGTCCGCCAGTCCGGAGAACCCTATCTTTCCCATCCCCTCGAGGTGGCCAACATCCTGGCCGAGATGCGCCTCGATGAAGCCTGTGTCAGCGTCGGCCTGCTCCATGACGTCGTCGAGGACACTCTCACCCCCATTGAGATGATCCATGACTATTTCGGCGAAGAGATCAGTCATCTGGTGGACGGCGTCACCAAAATCAGCCGGATTCAATTTTCTTCGCGGGAACAGCGTCAGGCCGAGAACTTCCGGAAACTGCTTCTGGCCATGGTGGATGACGTCCGGGTCATCCTGGTCAAGCTGGCCGACCGGCTCCACAACATGCGGACGCTGCAGTATCTGGCTCCGAACAAGCGGCGCGACATCGCCCAGGAAACGCTCGACATCTACGCTCCGATCGCCCACCGTCTCGGCATGGCCAAGATCCGGGAAGAGTTGGAGGATCTGGCGTTCGCCAATCTGGACCAGTCCGCCTATCAGGACCTGACCGCCCAGATCGAGCAGAAGAAGATCGACAGCCGGGAGTTCATTCGGGACCTTTCGGCCCGGCTGGTGAAACAACTGGCGGAGCAGGGCATCAAGGCTCGGATCGAGAGTCGAACCAAGCGCATCTACAGCACCTATCAGAAGATGATGCGCCAGAAGATTCCCCTGGATCAGGTCTACGACTTCATTGCCATTCGGGTCCTCGTGGATACGGTCCGCGATTGTTACTCCGTCTTGGGCCTGGTCAACAATCTCTGGCGTCCGGTGCCGAACCGCATCAAGGACTTCATCGCCATGCCCAGGGGCAACATGTACCAGTCTCTTCATACCAGCGTCGTGGGGTCCAACGGGCAGCCGTTCGAAGTCCAGATCCGGACCTACGAAATGCATCACATAGCGGAAGAGGGAATCGCCGCTCATTGGAAATACAAGGAGGGCAGGCTTAACAACGACGACGAAGACAAACGCTTTACCTGGTTGCGCCAGCTATTGGAGACCTACCGGGAAGGCGACGATCCCAACCAGTTCCTGAGCAACCTCAAGATCGACCTCTACCCGGAAGAGGTCTACATCTTCACACCCAAGGGGGAGGTGGTGACTCTTCCCCGCAGGGCGACGCCGGTGGACTTCGCCTACTACATTCACACCGAGGTGGGAAATCGATGCGTCGGGGCCAAAGTGAGCGGACGCATCGTTCCCCTGAAGTACGAGCTCAGGAACGGAGAGATGGTGGAGATCTCGACCTCGGGAGAGGGGCGCCCCAGCCGGGACTGGCTCACCTTCGTCAGGACCTCCCGCGCCCGTAACGCGATCCGGCGATGGCTGAATCAGCGTCAGAAGGAGGAGGCGCTGGAGCTGGGCCGCAAGCTGTTGGAGAAGGAATCCCGGAGGCTCGGGCTCAGCCTCAAGAATCTTACGTCCCGTTTGGAGAGAGTGTTCGAGGAATTCAAGGCCCCGGACGTCGAGAACCTTCTGATCAGTGTCGGGTACGGCAAGATTCGTGCCCGCCAGGTCGTCCGCCGGCTCGAGCCGGAAAAGGTTCCTCGGCAGAAGCCGGCCGACGGCATTCCGTTTGGGGGCATCACCCAAAGATCGCCGTCATCCGATTCCGATTCGACCATCCGGGTCAAGGGACACGATGACCTGCTGGTTTTCCGGGCTCGATGCTGCAATCCCATCCAGGGGGAGCCGATTGTGGGTTACATCACGCTGGGGCGGGGTATTTCGGTGCATTCCCGGAATTGTCCCAACGTGGAGAACCTGCTCCTCAATCCGGAACGGACGCTCGACGTCCAATGGAGTGACGGCGCCGGAGAGACTCGCTATCCCGTTCGTATTTCCATCTCCACCGAGGATCGTCCGGGGGTGCTGGCCGACATCACGTCCGCCGTGTCCGAATTGAAGACCAACATCGTCGACGCTCAGGCTCGCACCGTGGAAAGTCAGTTCGGTGAGATCGAAATCACCGTGGAAGTGCGAGACATGGGCCACTTGAACAAGATACTCCACTTTCTCAAGGGCATCTCCGGCGTGCACGCGGTTGACCGCACCCGGAGTGGGTCCGGGAGTTAG
- the rpmB gene encoding 50S ribosomal protein L28, giving the protein MAKVCQFCDKRPQFGNKVSHAHNRSRRKWSLNLQRVRANINGTTRRVYVCAKCLKNGLVLKPAIR; this is encoded by the coding sequence ATGGCGAAAGTTTGTCAGTTCTGCGATAAAAGGCCTCAATTCGGGAACAAGGTTTCCCATGCCCACAATCGGTCCCGTCGCAAGTGGAGCCTCAATCTGCAGAGGGTCCGCGCCAATATCAACGGGACCACCCGCCGAGTCTACGTCTGCGCCAAGTGCCTGAAAAACGGCCTTGTTCTGAAGCCCGCCATCCGCTGA